One Palaemon carinicauda isolate YSFRI2023 chromosome 5, ASM3689809v2, whole genome shotgun sequence DNA window includes the following coding sequences:
- the LOC137641554 gene encoding protein spaetzle-like isoform X2 — protein MDARSLLQVLLALALGASYAQDPSGSEIAFPGKPGFPVAKFNRFVKAPPVPLRVLDRPRCTAHSADPSAPCERDPEYDNVRGLVNQLLATTSDPGLSVFLNDGFTPSITHDGDRESPACVYQERLIFPLRAKTHKNDWVFVVNQENFRQAVVTEMCLGKGKPCDIGIPNTGDVSTFCRQKYVYMTMLVVGTNRLEPDVVLMPSCCVCYIRRNNFDKSSGRNLIPNRDR, from the exons GATCCATCTGGGAGCGAGATTGCCTTCCCTGGAAAACCTGGCTTTCCAGTGGCAAAATTCAACCGCTTCGTCAAAGCTCCTCCTGTGCCTCTAAGGGTCTTAGATAGGCCCCGCTGCACCGCACACTCAGCTGATCCTTCAGCCCCGTGTGAACGAGACCCGGAATACGACAACGTCAG AGGACTGGTGAATCAATTGCTGGCCACAACAAGCGATCCTGGGCTCAGTGTCTTTCTGAATGAT GGATTTACACCCAGCATCACACATGACGGCGATAGGGAGTCCCCAGCCTGCGTCTATCAGGAGCGGTTGATCTTCCCTCTAAGGGCGAAGACTCACAAAAACGACTGGGTGTTCGTGGTGAACCAGGAGAACTTCAGACAGGCCGTTGTAACCGAGATGTGCTTAGG GAAAGGCAAACCTTGCGACATTGGAATACCCAACACTGGTGATGTGAGCACTTTTTGCCGACAGAAGTATGTCTACATGACGATGCTGGTTGTAGGAACTAACAGGCTTGAGCCCGACGTAGTCTTGATGCCCTCATGCTGCGTTTGCTATATTCG ccGCAACAATTTCGACAAATCCTCAGGCAGAAATTTAATACCAAACAGAGACCGGTAA